In one Mucilaginibacter ginsenosidivorax genomic region, the following are encoded:
- a CDS encoding isocitrate lyase/PEP mutase family protein, translating to MTHYQTFYQLHHQPVPFLLGNAWNAKSAKLIQLAGFEAIGTSSGAIADSMGYADGEQIPFNELLYIVQRIKAATDLPLSVDFERGYSNDLVVINQQIQQLLDIGVVGINLEDAQGQDIYLRKLDSIKNYLAKTNQQLFINARTDVYLQKLASPLETVILRAGLYHDAGADGLFVTGIGDAAVIKQISMAVSLPVNVVGNPNLATVEALQMAGVKRISMAVFPYRAAYGHLEQVIKQVNTSQSLMPLY from the coding sequence ATGACTCATTACCAAACCTTTTACCAGCTGCATCATCAGCCGGTTCCTTTTTTATTAGGTAACGCCTGGAACGCCAAAAGCGCCAAGCTAATACAACTTGCCGGTTTTGAGGCGATAGGTACTTCAAGTGGCGCAATTGCCGATTCAATGGGTTATGCCGATGGCGAGCAAATTCCTTTTAATGAATTGCTCTACATTGTTCAAAGGATCAAAGCCGCAACAGATCTTCCACTGTCTGTCGATTTTGAAAGAGGGTATAGTAATGATCTCGTGGTTATCAATCAACAAATTCAGCAACTGCTGGATATTGGGGTTGTTGGCATTAATCTGGAGGATGCCCAGGGCCAGGATATTTATTTGCGTAAACTGGACAGTATCAAAAACTACCTTGCCAAAACCAACCAGCAGCTATTTATAAATGCCCGCACCGATGTTTACCTGCAAAAACTGGCCTCGCCGCTCGAAACCGTTATCCTTAGGGCAGGGCTTTACCATGATGCCGGCGCCGATGGCCTTTTTGTTACCGGCATAGGCGATGCCGCAGTTATTAAACAAATCAGCATGGCGGTTTCCCTCCCTGTTAATGTTGTTGGTAACCCAAATCTGGCTACGGTTGAGGCATTGCAAATGGCCGGTGTAAAAAGGATCAGTATGGCAGTTTTTCCTTATAGGGCGGCTTATGGACACCTGGAGCAGGTAATTAAACAAGTAAATACTTCGCAATCACTCATGCCCTTATATTAG
- a CDS encoding DinB family protein: MKRIIILTLLCFTAYQCSAQQQTSNMITSQEREKAMQLLTQTESGVFDAVKGLSEAQLNFKPAADKWSVADCIKHIAAAEKELWAMAEPTLAQPANSEKRAEIKFTDDDLIKAVEDRTHKSKTFAALEPANSPYKTVAEALTAFKSNREKLIAFIKNTKTDLRNHVLVLPVGTYDSYQFILLIAAHSNRHTQQINEVKGDVGFPK; encoded by the coding sequence ATGAAACGTATCATCATCCTCACTTTGCTGTGCTTTACAGCATACCAATGCAGCGCGCAACAACAAACAAGCAACATGATAACCTCACAAGAAAGAGAAAAAGCTATGCAATTGCTCACCCAAACCGAATCTGGCGTTTTTGATGCCGTTAAAGGCTTGAGCGAGGCCCAGCTAAACTTTAAGCCGGCTGCTGATAAATGGAGCGTGGCCGACTGTATTAAACATATTGCCGCTGCCGAAAAAGAACTCTGGGCCATGGCCGAACCAACCTTAGCGCAACCGGCCAATTCCGAAAAAAGGGCCGAAATTAAATTTACCGACGACGACCTGATTAAGGCCGTGGAAGACCGCACACATAAATCCAAAACTTTCGCCGCGCTTGAGCCGGCAAATTCGCCCTACAAAACCGTTGCCGAAGCGCTCACCGCATTCAAATCCAATCGCGAAAAGCTGATAGCATTTATAAAAAACACTAAAACCGACCTGCGCAACCACGTGCTGGTATTGCCTGTTGGTACTTACGATAGTTACCAGTTCATCCTGCTGATAGCCGCCCACAGTAACCGCCATACCCAACAAATAAACGAGGTAAAGGGGGATGTTGGGTTCCCTAAATAA